GTTCTGGTGGACCCTGGGTACTCTCGTTGCCGTCGTCACTCCCCGGCGGGCCAGCGTGACTCGGCGGACCGGCGTGGTCCGGCGCGTTGCCCGGGTTGTTCTCGACCACGAAGGACGCGATCTGCAGTCCCTGCGTCTCGTTGTCCGTCAGTTCGTTCTCCTTGAAGTCCTGGAGGAGCTGGCCGAAGTTCTCCGGTTCCTCTTCCTCGCCGACGCCCTGGAGCGTCTCCGTCGTTTCGGCGGACTCGTCGTCGACCGTCGCGGTGAACGTCACGTCGACAGTCTCGTCGGGACCGGCGAGACTGACAGTTCCGTTGTCGTCGGTCGTGTAGCTGCCCGTGCCCGCGTACGAGACGTTCTCGCTGTCTTCGCCGTCAGCGAGTGCCACGTCGACGGTCACACCCTCGAGCGATTCGTTGCCGTCGGTGACCTCGACGAGCACGTCACCGTTCTGAGTGACGTCGAGCGAGAGGTCCTCGACGCCGTCGTCGGCTGCGAGCGTGGTCGTCGTCGAGACGCTATCCGCGGTCGTCGAGGCGGTGACTTCGATCTCGACTGGTTCTTCGGGTTCCGGCAAGTCGACCTCGCCGTCGGCGTCGGTCGGGTACGTGCCGGTACCCGCGTACGACGCGTTATCGTCGGTGAGTTCGACCTCGACGGTCGCGTTCTCGACGGCCGTTTCGTTCGCTGTGACGGAAACGAGACCGTCGTCCGATACTACGAGCTCGAGGTCGTCGTCGTCCGGTTCTGCCGCTACCGCGCCGGGAGCGAGCATCGCCAGGACCACGACGACTGCGAGCGTGGATACGAATAATCTGAGGCGGTTCATCCAGCTGGACATTCACTCAAAGAAGCATAAACCCGACCGGCAGTTGCCGACGATTTGTGATCGATCAAACGGGCGGAGAATGGGCTAAAGCGTTTACAAACGAATTTGAACGTTCGAATTCCGTTCACGTCACGCCGCTCTATGGGATCACTCGCCGGCGCGAGCGAGCAGTTTCTCGGTCTCCTCGACCGCCCGTTCGCGGACCGCAGACTCGTCCAGGGTGAGCACGTCACGGTCGCGCATGAGCACCTGCCCGTCACAGATCGTGTGCCGAACGTCGGCAGCGGCCGCGGCGTACGCGAGGTGGCTCACGAGGTCGTTTCGCGGTGTCAGGTGTGGCTTCTCGAGGTCGATCACCGCGAGGTCTGCGGGAGCACCTTCCTCGAGTCGGCCGGACTCGAGGCCGATGGCGTCGGCGCTTCCCTGCGTCATCATCTCGACGACGGCCTCCGCGGGGACCGCGCTCGCGTCGTCGGCCGCGAGTTTGCCGATCATCGCTGCGTCGCGGGCCTCGTCGAGCATGGAGAGGTCGTTGTTCGAGGCCGCGCCGTCGGTTCCGATACCGACGGTGACGCCTGCCTCGCGCATCCGCTCGACGGGAGCCATTCCGCTGGCGAGTTTCATGTTCGAGGCCGGGCAGTGGATCACGCCCGTGCCTGCCTCCGCGAGCAGGCCGATTTCGCTCTCGTCGAGGTGAACGCCGTGAGCGATGAAGTCTTCCGGCTCGAGCATCCCCTTCTCGGCGGCGTAGGCCAGCGGCCGGACGCCGTGTTCTTCGACGATCGGCGTCACTTCGTCGGTGGTCTCGTTGGCATGGTAGTGGATCGGCACGCCGATATCGCGAGCCTTCGGGACGAACTCTTCCAAGTACTCGCCGTCGACGGTCGTCAGCGAGTGTGGCATGAAGGCCGACGAGATGCGGCCGTCGCCCATCCCGTCGACTTCTTCGGCGACTGCGAGCCCCTCACGGGCGTCCTCGCGGGCCTCCTCGTCGTCTTTGGCGACCGAAATGAAGCCGTGGCCGAGGCGGGCGCGCAGTCCCGCATCCGCGACCGCATCGGCGATCGTCGGCACGAAGAAGTACATGTCTGCAAAAGCCGTGACGCCGCCTTTGATCATTTCGAGGGCACCGAGTTCGGTGCCGGCACGCACCGTCTCCGCGGTCAGTTCCGCCTCGACGGGCCAGATGTCTTCCTGCAGCCAGGCGTCTAAGGGCTTGTCGTCGGCGTTCCCCCGGAGCAGCGTCATCGCGACGTGACAGTGGCCGTTGACGAAGCCAGGCGTCACGAGCGAATCCGACGCGTCGAGCGTCTCGTCGGCATCGGCCGTGAGGTCCGTTCCGACCTCGAGGACCTCGCCGCGGTCCTGGTCGATCAGCACGTCCGCTCGTTCGACGGTCAACTCGGGCGAAAGAACCTGCCCGTCGGTGATCGCAAGCGTGGTCATGCTCCGGTGTTTACCCCGGGTGGCCTTATTCTTCCCTCTCTTGGCTGGGCTCACACCGCCAGAATCCGCCGCGCTCTCGGACGGCGTATCCGACGTCTTCGAGCACTGTACGGCTCTCACCCGCGACGTCTCGCTCGAGGCCGTCCCCGTGGATCTCGAGGAAGATCTGCGGTCGATAGTGCTCGAGAACGTCTCGAGCGCCGGCCAGTACCGACGGCGCGGCCCCCTCGACGTCGATCTTGATCGCGTCCGGCGGCGGGAGGTCGTCGCTCCCGTCCCCGACGAGCGAGTCCAGTCGCCGAACCGGGACCGACTGGACCTCGGCTACCGACGCACCCCACCGGCGCGCGCTCTCCCGGTCGAACGCCGACAGTTCGGGGTTGGTCGACCGGAAGAACGGCCGCTCTCCGTCCTCGTCGCCGACGCCACAGGTTCGGACGTCGATCCGGTCCTCGAGGTCGTTTAGCGCAACGTTCGCACGGAGTCGCGACGCGACCGACGGCGCGGGTTCGAACGCGACGACGTGCCGATCCGGACTTCCGGCCGCGAGCGCGAGCGCGTAGATCCCCACGTTCGCGCCGACGTCGAAGACGACCGCAGATGGGCTACAGACGTCGTCCAGTTCCGCGAGCATCCGGTCGCTCCCGTGGCGGTTAATGAGTTCGTAACATCGAAACGAGCCAGCGGGCGTTCCGTTTCGTCTCGACCGTCGGACGTAAGCATAGTTTACTCGACTCACTCGGTGGTAGGTCACGTGGACGATACCGCGAGCGGTCTCGAGTACTCGCCTCGCGGTACCGTTCGCGTCGACTCCCATCTTACGGCGTCCAATGCTGGCCTCCCTGTTGTACGTTAGCCCAAGGGCTACGTTTCACCGTCCCGTATCGACCACCGTGGCCGATGTCCTCGAACGCCTCGAGCGGATCGTCCGCGTCGCTCTCGAGACCAATCTCGAGTCAGTTCGTCGCCCGGAACAGGGATCGGTCGCCGACACCTACGTGCTCGACCTCGCGAGCGATCCGTCACGGGCAGTCTGCAAACTCGGCGGCACGAACGTCTGGACCGGCGACGTAATCGAGCCACACGTCCTCGAGGTCGTCGCCGAACGGACCGATCTTCCGGTCCCCACGGTCCTCGTGTCGGGATCGCTCGCAGGCGTCGACGACGCGCTCGATCGCTGGGCGCTCTACGAGTACTGCGAGGGTCGAAATCCGAGAGCTGATTACAGCGCGCTCGAGCCCCCGGTTCGCCGCCAACTGGTCGCCGACGCCGGCAAGTTGCTCGGGCGGCTACACGCCACGTTTTCGGGGGAGTTCGATCGGGTCGGTGGGCTCGAGCGGGTTAGCGACGGCTGTCGGCTGGGTTCCGGTTCCCTCGGCCCTTCGCTTCGTCTCTGCGAGCCTGCGGGATGGCACGCCGTCGACAGCGACGTCGGGCCGTTTCTCGAGGATCTTCCACTCCCTCGCCCGCTAACTGACGACGACGCCCGTGATCACGTCCTCACTCACGGCGATTACGGGCCAGGAAACCTCCTGATCGCGGACGACGGGACCGTCACCGCCGTCCTCGACTGGGGAAACGCCCACGTCACGCACTCGGGATACGCCCTCGCTCGCGCCGAAGCGCGGTTCGTCGACGTTCATCGCCGGCTCTCGCGGCGCGAACGATCCCGACTCCGGCAAGCGTTTCGGGAGGGGTACGCTCGAGTCGCTTCTCTCGAGGCAGGGTTCGATCGTTACGCCCCGGTCTACAAACTGCTCTGGATCTGCCAGTCGATCGCGAACTACGCACGAATCGCACGGAGTGGGCGGGGACGGAAACAACTGTGGCGGCAGTGCCGACGGCTTCGTGCTGCCAGTCAAATATCGTTTCACGTGCGATAGTGATAGAAATTGGATTTGTTCGTGCCGACGATAGTCGGCGGATTTATCCCACAGATTTGCGTACCGTTGGCACATGAACGGTGGCGGCAACGGTACGGAGGACGATTACGACGACGAGGAGTCCGACGGTCCGGACGAGGAGGACTCCGAGGGGGGATTCGTATTCGGGCCCGAGCGCCACCCGGTTCCGGACGCAGACGACGATTCGGAGCCCGATCAGGAGCCAGAGACGGAGACGACGTCGACGTCGGAACCACAGCAGGAGCAAGCGTCCGAGCCGAAACCGGAGTCGGAATCACAGTCGGCCGACGATACCGATGAGGACCCGACGATCAAGATCAACCTTCCCGACGAAGACGAACCCGAAGACGCGTCGGCGACCGACTCGCCGGAATCCGATCCCGAACCGAGTTCTGGCGGGCCCAGTCGGGGGCCGGAGCCGAGTCCGAACGCCGTCCGAAACTGGTCGCTTCTCACGCTCGTGCTCGCACTGGCGTCGTTTTTCACCGCGGGAGTCACGTACGTCACCCACGACGACGTCACACCGGTCGTCGGTGCCGCCGCTGTCGGAATCGCCTTCACCGTACTCGCCGTTACCGCTCTGATCGACCGCATTTCCGTCCTCGAGATGCTCTCTTCGGGCTGGATCGAGCACCGCCGCCCGGTCTGGTTCTCGATCGGACTGTTCGCGTTCGGGATGCTCGTCGGTATCGCGCTTATGCTCGCCGGCGTCGACCTGACGCAGTTGTTTATCGAAGCGATCGAGCAACAGTACCCGGAACTCGCTGAAGACGATGAGATCGGAACGACGGCCTCGTTCTATCTCGAGAACAACTCGCTGGCGTTTCTCGTCACCATCGCTGGGGCAGTGTCGGTCGGTCTGCTAACCGCGTTCGCGATGATCGTCAACGGGATCATCGTCGGGAACATCAGCGCCGTCCTCGGGAGCACTGCCGGCGTCGACTACGTCGTCGCTGGACTGGCACCGCACGGCGTCTTCGAACTCCCGGCGCTGTTTATCGCCGCCGGCGTCGGCTTCCGACTGCTCTATCGGTTCGGCGAACGCCTCTTCGGGACTCGAGCGGAGTTCCTCACGAAACCCTACGTCTACCGGACCATCGCGTTCGTCGTCTTCGGCTGGCTCCTGCTCGCGCTGGCCGCGTTCGTCGAAGCGTACGTCACGCCGGAACTGCTCGAGATGCTGTTCCCCGAGATCGTCGCGGAAGAACCGTAGCTGGGGACTCGACACGACGTTTCGGACGCCTTCTCTACGAAGACTGGTAGTGATGAAACGCCTCGAGTTTCGTTTCCTGGAGTGGGGACACATTTCACTTTTCATCCGTAAGTGAATCGGTGGATGAATATTGGTCTATTAGTGACAAACCGCTTCAAACGTCGGCCCCTTAGTACGACACGAGTGATCACATCGTGAAATCTACTATTAGCATCACCGGGATGTCGTGTGCGACGTGTTCCGGGACGGTCGAGGAGGCCGTCGGCGACCTCGAGGGGGTCGAGGCCGTCGACGTCAACTTCGCGACCGACGAGGGAACTGTCGAGTACGATCCCGACGAGACCTCGCTGGCCGAAATCTACGCGGCGATCGAGGACGCCGGATACGACCCCGATCGGACGAAGACGACGGTCGAGATCGCCGGTATGTCGTGTTCGACCTGCGCCCAGACGAACGAGGACGCCATCGAGGAGATCCCGGGCGTGCTCTCGGCGACGGTCAACTACGCGACCGAGGAGGGAACCGTCGAGTTCAACCCACAGGATACCTCGCTTTCGGCGATCTACGACGCCATCGAGGACGCGGGGTTCGAACCCGAACGCGCCGGTGACGACGGCGACGAACTGACCGAACAGCGAGAGAGCGCCGTCGAGCGAGAACTCCGCACGAAGCGCAAGTGGACGATTATCGGCGGACTCCTCACCGCGCCGTTCGTCCTCGTGATGATCGACATGTTCGTCCCCGGTTTCCTGCCGGAAACGATCCTCGGCGTCGATCCCGACTGGATCGAGTTCGTCCTTGCGACGGCGCTGATGGCGACGCTCGGCAAACACTTCATCGAGGGCGCGTACAAGTCACTGGTCAACAACTGCCAGGCGAACATGGACACGCTCGTGTCGGTCGGTACCACCACGGGCTACGTCTACAGTACGGCCGTCGTCCTCGGTACCATCGAGGGTGGCCTTTACTTCGAGGCCGTCGCCTTCATCCTGTGGTTCATCTACCTCGGCGTCTGGCTCGAGGCCCGCTCGAAGGCCCGCGCGAGTTCCGCGCTGCGGGAGTTGCTCGAGATGCAGGCCGAGGAAGCCACCGTCGTTGAGTGGGAGACGCCTCCGGCGTCTCGAGCGGACGGCGACGCCGTCCCTGGTGACGAGATGGTCGTCCCGCTCGAGGAGGTCGAACCCGGCGACGTGATGAAGGTCCGACCGGGCGAGAAGGTGCCGACGGACGGCGTCGTCGTCGACGGCCAGAGCGCGGTCGACGAGTCGATGGTCACCGGCGAGTCGGTTCCGGTCGAGAAAAGCGAGGACGACGAGGTCGTCGGCTCGACGATCAACGAGAACGGCGTCCTCTACGTCGAAGCAACTAACGTCGGCGAAGAGACGGCGATCCAGCAGATCGTCCAGCGGGTCAAGGAGGCCCAGGCGCGCCAACCCGACGTCCAGCGACTGGTCGACAAAGTCAGCGCCTACTTCGTCCCTGCGGTGATCGTCAACGCCGTCGTCTGGTCGATCCTGTGGTTCTTCTTCCACGACGCGCTGTACCCCATCGCCTCCTCGCTTGGCGGATGGATCCCGCTGTTAGAGCCAGTCGGCGGCGGGCCCGTCGTCGGCGGCGTCCCCGTCTTCGAGTTCTCGATCATCGTCCTCGCCTCCGCCATCCTGATCGCCTGTCCCTGCGCGCTGGGGCTGGCGACGCCGATGGCGACGATGGTCGGTTCCACGCTATCGGCGAAAAACGGCGTCCTCTACAAGGGTGCCGACGTCCTCGAGAAGGCCCGCGGCATCGACACGGTCGTCTTCGACAAGACGGGGACGCTGACCCACGGCGACATGCGGCTGACGGACGTCGTGCCGGTGGACGAAGCCGTCGAGACGGACGGGGGTGAGCCGAGCGGCGCGAGGCGATCCTCGTCGGACCCCGGGTCCGACGGTGGCGCACCAGCCGCCGATGGCGGCGTCCTCGAGGAAGCCGACGAACCCACCCCCGACGAGGACCTCCTCCTATCGGTCGCAGCAAGCGCCGAATCCGGCTCCGAACACCCGCTCGCACAGGCCATCGTAGCGGGGGCCGAAGAGCGCGGCGTCGACCTCGAGAATCCGACCGAGTTCGAGAACGTCCCCGGCCACGGCATCCGCGCGACGGTGCCCGAGGGCGAGGTGCTCGTCGGGAACCGCAAGCTGATGGCGGACAACGGCGTCGATCCCGCGCCCGTCGAGGCGACGATGGAGCGACTCGAGCGCGAGGGCAAGACTGCGATGCTCGTTGCCTTGGACGGGGAACTACTCGGCGTCGTCGCCACCGCGGACACGGTCCGTGACAGCGCCAAGGAAACCGTCGCCGAGCTACAGGACCGTGGCTACGACGTGATGATGCTGACCGGCGACAACGAACGCACCGGCCGTGCGATCGGCGACCAGCTCGGGATGGACCCCGACGACGTCCACGCCGAAGTTCTCCCGGAGGACAAGGCCGACGAGATCGACGCGATCCAGGCAGACGGGAGTCGGGCTATCATGGTCGGCGACGGCGTCAACGACGCGCCCGCACTGACGACCGCTCACGTCGGCGTGGCGATCGGCTCCGGTACCGACGTCGCCATCGAGAGCGCCGACATCACGCTGATGCGGGACGACCCCGCCGACGTGCTGAAGGCAATGCGGGTCGCGAACGCGACCATCTCGAAGGTCCGCCAGAACCTGTTCTGGGCGTTCGTCTACAACGCGACGCTGATCCCGATCGCGTCGATCGGCCTCCTGAACCCCGCTCTCGCGGGACTCGCGATGGCCGCCTCGAGCGTCTCGGTCGTCTCCAACAGCCTGGCGTTCATGCAGTGGGACCCCCACGAAGACTACGTCTTCTTGCCGTTCCGACCGTTCGTGTGGGTCTCCGAGAAGGTGACGGGCTGATGGCCGGCGCTCGCTCGAGTCGGCGCGGCTTCCTCGCGGCGGGAGCCGCGACGATTGGCCTCACCGTCGCCGGCTGTCTCGGCGACAACACGGACGAGTGGGAATCCGGAGAGACGTTCGCCGTCGCCTCGGCGACCCAGTATCAGGGCCCGAACTGCGACTGCTGTGACGTCTACGCCGACTACCTCGCGGATCACCTCGAGAGCGATCTCGAGACCGTCACCACCGACGACCTCGCGGGCGTCAAAGCCGGGTACGGAATCGCCGAGCCACTGCAAAGCTGTCACACTGTCGTGCTCGACGGGACGATCGTCGAGGGCCACGTGCCGGTCGAGGTCGTCGGGTCGGCGCTCTCCGACGACGTGACGGGAATCGCGCTCCCCGGAATGCCCGCCGGTTCGCCGGGGATGGGCGGCGAGAAAGACGAGACGTGGACGGTGTACGAACTCGAGGACGGCGGGGAACCGGCGGTCTATACGGAACTGTAATCGAAGCGTATCGTCCGGGAACCTGCTATCGTTTTTCAGGCGGCTCTGGCAGGCGAAAACAATGAGGGAGGTTCGGAGTGTTCGGGGCCGTCAGTGACACGCCTCGTGAGCGTGCTCGCCGTCGTGGTGAGCGTCGTGGTGTTCTCCGCGGTCGCCGGCGTGATGGGCATCGTGGTGAGCGTCGTGATGCTCTCCGTGGTCGCCGGCGTGGTGGTCAGCGTGATCGACCACGTGATCGGCCATCCAGTCGTGAGCGTCCGTCCAGTCGATTCCGTCGCCGTTACCGTCGTCTGCGCTCACGAGCGCTACGCCGCCGAGTAACGTGACGGCGACGAGCGCGGCGAGTGCGATCCGGAGCGTGTGTCTGTGCATTGCCTGTCACCTCGGTCGACTGTAGGTGCCGGGGAGATTTGTCGAACTGGGCGTGAACGAACTCGAGTGCGCCGCCCGAGAACGTCCGAGAACGTTTTTCGAGCGGTCTAATCGTTTCTCGCCGTGATTACGACTCGAGGTCGTCGCTCGGGTACACGCGGTACGTTCGTCCCTGTTTCTCGCGGTAGAGCAGCCCTCGTTTCTCGAGTTCGGTGACGGTCTGGCTGACCTTGCTCTTCGAGAAGTCGGCCCGATCGCGGAGTTCGATCTGGGTCAATCCCGGCGACTCGAGGACGGGCTCGAGAACCCGGCGTTCGTCCTCGGGAAGGACGGTCAGCACGTCCGGTCTCGAGGGCTGGCTTTGATCCGCGTCGTCGATCGGTTCCTGTGATGGATCTGCGTCGGCAGAACCCTTCTCGCCACTCAATACGAACGGCTCCGCGGGCGGTTCTGCGCCCCGTCCCTCGTGGCCGACTCCATCCGCCCCGAGTTGATTCCGAACGAGTAGGTAGGCACCGGCGACGACGCTCGCGACGAGGACGGTGCCGAGCAGGTACCAGACCGGGTGGAAGCCGTGACCCATCCCGCCGTGGCCCATCATCTCGGCGTGGGCCTGCGTCTGTCGGTACGTCTGCCAGGCCGCACCGGCACCGAGGACGAGGATTCCGGCGACGAGGATCGCTACGGCGGCGTCGAGGGTCGTTCGGTCCACTGTAGTCGTTTCGACGTTGTCCGGGCGGCTCCCTACCTGTTACGATCTGGTGCCCGAGAACGCCCCTGGCAGCCGAACACGTTCCCTGGCAGACGCGTCTCCTCGAGCGTGTGAGGTCTATATGTCTGTGCGTGGGAGTGACAGTCGATGGCTGCCGACGATTCCATCGCGCGAACCGTTCTGCTCGTCGGCGTAGTGCTCGTGTTCGGTCTCTTGCTCGTCTCGCTGCTCTCGATGACGGTCATGATGCCGATGATGGGTGGGTTCCACGGGAACTGGAACGGAACGACGGGCTTCGCGTGGCCCTGGCTGGTCGGCTGGGGGGTTCACGTTCTCCTGCTTCTGGCCGTCGGATACGCGCTGTACCGCGTTCTCGCTGGGTCGAGCGATCGGCCGACGGAACCCCGCGGCGATCGAGATCAGGCGTTAGAGGAACTCCGAATCGCCTACGCCAGGGGTGAAATCTCGAGCGAGGAGTTCGAAGAACGGCGGGAGCGACTCGAGGGGGTGAGTCGATCCGATGAGTGAGTCGGAACCCGTCCACGACGACCCGCCGGGGTCGAGCGGGAAGCCGACCGACGAGTACTGCTCGTGCTGTCGAGTCTGTCACTGCTACCGGGATATGCCGGAACCCGGCGGGGAGCCTCACGAGCACCGTCGGCCGGACCGCGACGAGGAGCACGACCACGATCACGGCGACGGCGCTCACGTCGATCACTCGGACCACGAAGAGATGTTCAAGCGCCGGTTTTTCATCTGCCTCGTCCTCTCGCTCCCGGTGCTGTATTACAGCCCGATGCTCCAGGAGTGGTTCGGGTACGCTGCGATCGCGTTCCCGGGAAGCGAGTTCGTCGGGCCAGTCCTCGGCGTCGTCGTCTTCGCATACGGTGGAATCCCGTTTCTTCGG
This portion of the Natronobacterium texcoconense genome encodes:
- a CDS encoding proline-rich domain-containing protein, with the translated sequence MNRLRLFVSTLAVVVVLAMLAPGAVAAEPDDDDLELVVSDDGLVSVTANETAVENATVEVELTDDNASYAGTGTYPTDADGEVDLPEPEEPVEIEVTASTTADSVSTTTTLAADDGVEDLSLDVTQNGDVLVEVTDGNESLEGVTVDVALADGEDSENVSYAGTGSYTTDDNGTVSLAGPDETVDVTFTATVDDESAETTETLQGVGEEEEPENFGQLLQDFKENELTDNETQGLQIASFVVENNPGNAPDHAGPPSHAGPPGSDDGNESTQGPPEHAGPPGDDDDENGQGPPDHAGPGNDGGNGNSGGSSSGNSGGGNGGGPPDHAGP
- a CDS encoding amidohydrolase, whose translation is MTTLAITDGQVLSPELTVERADVLIDQDRGEVLEVGTDLTADADETLDASDSLVTPGFVNGHCHVAMTLLRGNADDKPLDAWLQEDIWPVEAELTAETVRAGTELGALEMIKGGVTAFADMYFFVPTIADAVADAGLRARLGHGFISVAKDDEEAREDAREGLAVAEEVDGMGDGRISSAFMPHSLTTVDGEYLEEFVPKARDIGVPIHYHANETTDEVTPIVEEHGVRPLAYAAEKGMLEPEDFIAHGVHLDESEIGLLAEAGTGVIHCPASNMKLASGMAPVERMREAGVTVGIGTDGAASNNDLSMLDEARDAAMIGKLAADDASAVPAEAVVEMMTQGSADAIGLESGRLEEGAPADLAVIDLEKPHLTPRNDLVSHLAYAAAAADVRHTICDGQVLMRDRDVLTLDESAVRERAVEETEKLLARAGE
- a CDS encoding FkbM family methyltransferase, whose protein sequence is MGVDANGTARRVLETARGIVHVTYHRVSRVNYAYVRRSRRNGTPAGSFRCYELINRHGSDRMLAELDDVCSPSAVVFDVGANVGIYALALAAGSPDRHVVAFEPAPSVASRLRANVALNDLEDRIDVRTCGVGDEDGERPFFRSTNPELSAFDRESARRWGASVAEVQSVPVRRLDSLVGDGSDDLPPPDAIKIDVEGAAPSVLAGARDVLEHYRPQIFLEIHGDGLERDVAGESRTVLEDVGYAVRERGGFWRCEPSQEREE
- a CDS encoding phosphotransferase family protein, which codes for MADVLERLERIVRVALETNLESVRRPEQGSVADTYVLDLASDPSRAVCKLGGTNVWTGDVIEPHVLEVVAERTDLPVPTVLVSGSLAGVDDALDRWALYEYCEGRNPRADYSALEPPVRRQLVADAGKLLGRLHATFSGEFDRVGGLERVSDGCRLGSGSLGPSLRLCEPAGWHAVDSDVGPFLEDLPLPRPLTDDDARDHVLTHGDYGPGNLLIADDGTVTAVLDWGNAHVTHSGYALARAEARFVDVHRRLSRRERSRLRQAFREGYARVASLEAGFDRYAPVYKLLWICQSIANYARIARSGRGRKQLWRQCRRLRAASQISFHVR
- a CDS encoding stage II sporulation protein M → MNGGGNGTEDDYDDEESDGPDEEDSEGGFVFGPERHPVPDADDDSEPDQEPETETTSTSEPQQEQASEPKPESESQSADDTDEDPTIKINLPDEDEPEDASATDSPESDPEPSSGGPSRGPEPSPNAVRNWSLLTLVLALASFFTAGVTYVTHDDVTPVVGAAAVGIAFTVLAVTALIDRISVLEMLSSGWIEHRRPVWFSIGLFAFGMLVGIALMLAGVDLTQLFIEAIEQQYPELAEDDEIGTTASFYLENNSLAFLVTIAGAVSVGLLTAFAMIVNGIIVGNISAVLGSTAGVDYVVAGLAPHGVFELPALFIAAGVGFRLLYRFGERLFGTRAEFLTKPYVYRTIAFVVFGWLLLALAAFVEAYVTPELLEMLFPEIVAEEP
- a CDS encoding heavy metal translocating P-type ATPase, with amino-acid sequence MKSTISITGMSCATCSGTVEEAVGDLEGVEAVDVNFATDEGTVEYDPDETSLAEIYAAIEDAGYDPDRTKTTVEIAGMSCSTCAQTNEDAIEEIPGVLSATVNYATEEGTVEFNPQDTSLSAIYDAIEDAGFEPERAGDDGDELTEQRESAVERELRTKRKWTIIGGLLTAPFVLVMIDMFVPGFLPETILGVDPDWIEFVLATALMATLGKHFIEGAYKSLVNNCQANMDTLVSVGTTTGYVYSTAVVLGTIEGGLYFEAVAFILWFIYLGVWLEARSKARASSALRELLEMQAEEATVVEWETPPASRADGDAVPGDEMVVPLEEVEPGDVMKVRPGEKVPTDGVVVDGQSAVDESMVTGESVPVEKSEDDEVVGSTINENGVLYVEATNVGEETAIQQIVQRVKEAQARQPDVQRLVDKVSAYFVPAVIVNAVVWSILWFFFHDALYPIASSLGGWIPLLEPVGGGPVVGGVPVFEFSIIVLASAILIACPCALGLATPMATMVGSTLSAKNGVLYKGADVLEKARGIDTVVFDKTGTLTHGDMRLTDVVPVDEAVETDGGEPSGARRSSSDPGSDGGAPAADGGVLEEADEPTPDEDLLLSVAASAESGSEHPLAQAIVAGAEERGVDLENPTEFENVPGHGIRATVPEGEVLVGNRKLMADNGVDPAPVEATMERLEREGKTAMLVALDGELLGVVATADTVRDSAKETVAELQDRGYDVMMLTGDNERTGRAIGDQLGMDPDDVHAEVLPEDKADEIDAIQADGSRAIMVGDGVNDAPALTTAHVGVAIGSGTDVAIESADITLMRDDPADVLKAMRVANATISKVRQNLFWAFVYNATLIPIASIGLLNPALAGLAMAASSVSVVSNSLAFMQWDPHEDYVFLPFRPFVWVSEKVTG
- a CDS encoding DUF411 domain-containing protein, which produces MGLREGDGLMAGARSSRRGFLAAGAATIGLTVAGCLGDNTDEWESGETFAVASATQYQGPNCDCCDVYADYLADHLESDLETVTTDDLAGVKAGYGIAEPLQSCHTVVLDGTIVEGHVPVEVVGSALSDDVTGIALPGMPAGSPGMGGEKDETWTVYELEDGGEPAVYTEL
- a CDS encoding helix-turn-helix transcriptional regulator is translated as MDRTTLDAAVAILVAGILVLGAGAAWQTYRQTQAHAEMMGHGGMGHGFHPVWYLLGTVLVASVVAGAYLLVRNQLGADGVGHEGRGAEPPAEPFVLSGEKGSADADPSQEPIDDADQSQPSRPDVLTVLPEDERRVLEPVLESPGLTQIELRDRADFSKSKVSQTVTELEKRGLLYREKQGRTYRVYPSDDLES
- a CDS encoding SHOCT domain-containing protein — its product is MAADDSIARTVLLVGVVLVFGLLLVSLLSMTVMMPMMGGFHGNWNGTTGFAWPWLVGWGVHVLLLLAVGYALYRVLAGSSDRPTEPRGDRDQALEELRIAYARGEISSEEFEERRERLEGVSRSDE